Proteins from one Megalopta genalis isolate 19385.01 chromosome 1, iyMegGena1_principal, whole genome shotgun sequence genomic window:
- the Ssl1 gene encoding general transcription factor IIH subunit 2 Ssl1, whose protein sequence is MADEEEEKEYRWETGYEKTWEAIKEDDHGLLEASVADIIHNAKRKRQMDKKVGARLGMMRHLYIILDASESMGNQDLKPTRFLCSLKLLEDFIDEFFYQNPISQLGVIVTRNKRAEKVSDLGGNSKKHIKELHAMQQLQPAGEPSLQNSLELALKSLRLLPSHASKEILVIIGALTTCDPGDINETIQSMKTDCVRCSVIGLAAELFICKRMATATGGEHGVSLDDKHYKEQLNMHIDPPPAATRLDAALVKMGFPHHALQSSGTETSMAVCMCHAVSADETVKLTSTGYLCPQCLSKHCELPVECRACGLTLVSAPHLARSYHYLFPVESFREVPFEGTPSICYGCQKTLSQKDKKIYICNKCNQTFCLDCEIFIHESLHTCPGCATNPDTYQRTTEIT, encoded by the exons atggctgatgaagaagaagagaaagaatATCGTTGGGAGACCGGTTATGAAAAGACATG gGAGGCAATCAAGGAAGATGATCATGGCCTTTTGGAAGCATCAGTTGCAGATATTATTCACAATGCTAAAAGAAAACGTCAGATGGATAAGAAGGTTGGTGCCAGGTTGGGGATGATGAGGCACCTTTACATAATTCTCGATGCTTCTGAATCAATGGGCAATCAGGAtctgaaaccaactcgtttcttATGTTCTTTAAAG CTTCTAGAGGATTTTATTGATGAATTCTTTTATCAAAATCCTATAAGCCAACTAGGAGTAATTGTTACAAGAAATAAAAGAGCAGAAAAAGTCAGCGATTTGGGTGGAAACTCTAAAAAACATATTAAG gaATTACATGCTATGCAACAACTTCAACCAGCAGGCGAACCATCGTTACAGAATTCGctggaattagctttaaaatccttGCGACTTCTACCATCGCATGCTAGCAAAGAAATATTAGTAATTATAGGAGCTCTAACAACATGTGACCCTGGAGATATCAATGAAACGATACAA AGCATGAAAACAGATTGTGTAAGGTGTAGCGTGATAGGATTAGCTGCTGAGTTATTTATTTGTAAAAGAATGGCCACAGCAACCGGTGGAGAGCATGGTGTTTCATTGGATGATAAGCATTACAAAGAGCAGTTAAATATGCACATAGATCCACCACCAGCTGCAACCAGATTGGATGCTGCTCTTGTAAAGATGGGTTTCCCTCATCATGCTTTACAGTCTTCTGGAACTGAAACATCCATGGCAGTGTGCATGTG CCATGCAGTGAGCGCAGACGAAACTGTTAAACTTACAAGTACAGGATATCTGTGTCCACAGTGCCTTAGTAAACATTGCGAACTTCCTGTTGAATGTAGAGCCTGTGGACTCACCTTGGTATCTGCTCCTCATTTAGCTCGATCTTATCATTATTTATTCCCTGTTGAGTCATTTAGAGAAGTACCATTTGAAGGAACGCCCTCAATTTGTTACGGCTGCCAAAAAACTTTATCCCAAAAAGACAAAAAG ATATACATTTGTAACAAATGTAATCAAACGTTTTGTTTGGACTGTGAAATATTTATTCACGAGTCTTTACACACGTGTCCAGGCTGTGCAACAAATCCAGATACATATCAAAGGACCACGGAAATAACTTAA